In Accipiter gentilis chromosome 33, bAccGen1.1, whole genome shotgun sequence, the genomic window cagagccaggagggCTTCCTTCCCCGCCAGCCTGGCCAGGCAGGAGGTCAGCGGGCTGCTGCAAAGCTCTCCTCCAGCTGACCTGCGGGAAGTGGGATGCAGCACCCAGGTCTGGCAGGATTTCAGGCAGGAGAGCCTTATAGCCTGATGGGTACCGGCTGCTCCGTAGAGTACAGCACTGCGGTCCCCACCTTTTCCATATTCTCCCCTGGCTCCCACAGGCGAAGGGCTGCAGGACCGGCGGCAGCTCCCGCACCCACCAACCTGAATGTTGTGAGCGTGGGTGTCCTCTCCTCCAAAACACCTCCTGACCAGCAGCAACCACAGCCCAGCGGCCTGGGGGGGGCTTAACTGCTCGCTGAGGGCACCCAGGTGCTCCCTTCTCCCAGGGAACAGGCGCTCAGCAAGGCTCCCGTGGGCCAGGGGAGCCAGGCATGGCGCTGGAGGGAGTGAAGCAGAGCAGCCTCAAAACAAGCAGGTTAAAAGACAGGAACTACTGCCAAGTCCTACAGGAGTTAAGTCAGAGCCAGGCGGACGCAGCCCCGGGAGGCTGCCGCCACGATGGGGATGCTGCGTTTTGGGAGCCACCACCGCGGCTGCTCACTTCTTCTCGAGGAAGGGGCTGAAAAGTCCCCAGTCAAACGCGAGCATGGCCTGGGGATTGGGCCGCTCCTTGGGCTTCTTGAAGTTATCCTTCTCGGTGCGGAGGGTCCTCAGCACCTCCACCGGGTCCGTCTTGCCCGTGAACTTCTGCACGGGCTCCTCCCTGCAAGGAGACCAACTCTGCTGTGACCgtgggggacaggatggggaccCCTCTCCCTGCTAGgaccccagcacatactgggatGGACAACAGGGGAGTCACATCCTTGTGCCAGGTGACTGCTGGGGGGCACAGAGAGCTTGTTTGCGGGTACCCCATGCTGGGCAGTGCAGGACCCCACATCTGGGCACCCTCCCCTCCCTCAGGGCTTGGATTTCCCACTGGCTAATGAAGCCACGGGAGAAGGGATGATGCTGGAGGGAAAAGGGGAGCAGAGTTTGGGGGCAGGACCAGCCAAGCTGGGGTCTGCCCACCCCCAGCTCGGTTCGGGGCTGACCCGCGGCAGGGCCCTCCGTACCCCCCAGGTACCGGCGCTGCTTACGTGACCCGCAGGAAGGGGTTGTAGAGGAACTCCTCCTGCAGCGTAGAGGGCACCGTGGGCAAGTCGTCATCATCCCGCTGCTGCCAAGGAACCAAAACACGTCAAAAAGCCTGCTGGCACCCAACActtcctctgcccctgccccagcagggaCACAGCCACTTACTTTGGCCCATGCGAGTTTCTTCTTCACTATTTCATTCTCCGGTTCCACTTTCAAGGCGAACTTGAGGTTTCGGACGGTGCATTCATGGCCACAGAACACCTTCTGCAATGCCAGTGGGAAGCACCTGGTGTCATGCATGTGCCTGGTGCCAGGTCCAACCCATCCCGGTcccgctgcagccccagccccggggacaGGCGTTCCTTCCTGAGCGGTGCCAACCTCAATCCCCCTCCTGATTTTGCGGTCCCTCCCCAGGCTAGAGCTGAGATGCGGGGCACTCACCGTCTCCTTTGGCAAAGCCCCCAGGATTTGGGTGAGGTTGGTGTACATCTGCTCCGCCGTCCCCTCGAAGAACTTCCCGCAGCCTCCCACGAACAGCGTGTCACCTGCAGGGAAAGGGGTCTGGGCACGGAAGGGACCCTGGGCCCACTCCCGAGGATGGGGTGCCAGGCGGGAGCCCCCAGGTGCTGGATTCACCCCATGAGCGCTGAGACTGGGGGAGACaggcagcaagcaggcagcaTGCCCTGCgtccccagcacccacggggTGCCTGCCGGCAGGCTGGGATACCTGAGAAGAGAGCCGGAGCGTCCGGGGAGCCGTCCTCCCACATGAAGTAGCACATATGGCCCGAGGTGTGGCAGGGGGTGAAGAGGCACCTCACCCGGATGGCCCCAAACTGCGGGGAGAGAGGGTCAGGACCCCACTGGGGTCATCCCAGCCTCGACAGGCAGCCAGATCCCCCACAGACCTCCCCAAGCCCCACGGCATCGCCTGCCCGGAGCTCAGCAGGTCACCGACATGCTGGGGGACGGTGGTTTGGGCGAGTCCCTGGTTACACACGTCTGCTCCGACACCATTCAGCAGCGGGGCCCCAGGAGAGGGTTGGGTCCCCCAGTGCCATCCTAAACCGGCTGGGAATGGGACGAGGTTTCTCCTCCAGTCCAGCGCTCCATCCCAGCCCCGAATCCACGGTGCCACATCTGCAACCACCCCACAGTGTAGGAAGCCTGAGAGCACAGCCCTG contains:
- the LOC126033983 gene encoding hydroxyacylglutathione hydrolase-like protein, encoding MKVKVISVLEDNYMYLVIEESTRDAVAVDAAVPKRLLEIIRKEDVVLRAVLTTHHHWDHARGNEELARLCPGLRVYGADERIGALTHKVTHDQELTFGAIRVRCLFTPCHTSGHMCYFMWEDGSPDAPALFSGDTLFVGGCGKFFEGTAEQMYTNLTQILGALPKETKVFCGHECTVRNLKFALKVEPENEIVKKKLAWAKQRDDDDLPTVPSTLQEEFLYNPFLRVTEEPVQKFTGKTDPVEVLRTLRTEKDNFKKPKERPNPQAMLAFDWGLFSPFLEKK